A single region of the Bombina bombina isolate aBomBom1 unplaced genomic scaffold, aBomBom1.pri scaffold_855, whole genome shotgun sequence genome encodes:
- the LOC128644103 gene encoding E3 ubiquitin/ISG15 ligase TRIM25-like → MASADLREELTCQICRSIYTDPVTLICGHNFCLDYIESVLGTQEGSGVYSCPDCRKSFSNRPELQINITLCNIVRHLHSTQPEQNETGILCTYCVHSPVPAVKSCLLCEASLCDAHLRVHSKSEEHILTEPTTSWGNRKCPKHKKLLEYYCTEDAACICVTCSLAGEHRGHQVELLNEASEKKKEKLRDVLQKLTTKREEAEKSIQSQQLHSNGVQEKVAGLTKRLTALIKEIKKHLEDLEKQALSEITQKEEQVLLTVSELIQQLEKEKGELTRKICHIEELCNMTDPLTVLQEQESHRDDFCGAEKGDTEVTQTDDKQVPAGSDLDEGLILETLYSALADIVTDVMRQLYVQVTSEELLDVNTAANNENVSSGPNMVSCSDINQQQPETRERFIDTRSLCRNLATSVTAVNEKAGLHVKVTSDLFLDTNTAANTVTVSDDLRTVSWSRIDQQRPESPERFTIGPQVLGTKSFSSGRHYWEVQTSQSGDWSVGVCYPSMRRGGWLSIGFNNMSWCLCGWRNGLSVRHRKMPTSVHPLSCDRVGILLDYEAGCLTFYELCDPIRHLYTFTCTFTEPLHAVFYVWGDGAWVRIIS, encoded by the coding sequence ATGGCGTCTGCTGATCTGAGAGAGGAGCTCACCTGCCAAATTTGCCGGAGCATTTATACAGATCCTGTAACTCTCATCTGTGGCCATAACTTCTGCCTGGACTATATTGAGAGTGTGCTGGGTACCCAGGAGGGGTCTGGGGTTTATAGCTGTCCTGACTGCAGAAAGAGTTTCAGTAACAGACCTGAGCTACAGATAAATATAACACTGTGTAACATAGTGAGGCATTTACATTCCACACAGCCAGAACAAAATGAAACTGGGATCTTGTGCACTTACTGTGTTCATTCTCCTGTACCTGCTGTTAAATCGTGTCTGCTGTGTGAGGCTTCTCTGTGTGATGCCCACCTGAGGGTACACAGCAAGTCTGAGGAACACATCTTAACTGAACCcaccacttcctggggtaacagaaaatgcccCAAACACAAGAAGCTGCTggaatattactgcactgaggatgctgcctgtatctgtgtgacctgctccctggccggagagcacaggggacaccaggtggagctgctgaatgaggcttctgagaagaagaaagagaaactgagagatgttctgcagaaactgaccacaaagagagaggaggcTGAGAAAAGCATCCAGAGTCAGCAGTTACACAGCAATGGGGTTCAAGAAAAAGTAGCTGGTTTAACAAagcgactcactgccctgattaagGAAATTAAGAAACATCTGGAAGATCTAGAGAAGCAAgccctgagtgagatcacccaaaaggaggagcaggttttactcactgTTTCTGAGCTTatccagcagctggaaaaagagaagggtgagctgaccaggaagatttgtcacattgaggagctgtgcaacatgactgacccattaactgtcctacaagaacaggaatcacacagagatgattTTTGTGGTGCTGAGAAGGGAGATACTGAGGTCACACAGACAGATGATAAACAGGTCCCTGCTGGGAGTGATTTGGATGAGGGTCTAATTTTAGAGACCTTATACAGCGCGTTAGCTGATATTGTGACTGATGTAATGAGACAGCTATATGTGCAGGTGACATCAGAAGAATTACTGGATGTAAACACAGCTGCTAATAATGAGAATGTATCAAGCGGTCCAAATATGGTATCCTGTTCAGATATAAACCAACAGCAACCAGAAACAAGAGAGAGATTTATAGACACCAGGAGCTTATGCAGAAATTTAGCTACTAGTGTGACTGCAGTAAATGAAAAGGCAGGTCTCCATGTAAAGGTGACATCAGACTTATTTCTGGATACAAACACAGCTGCTAATACTGTTACTGTGTCAGATGACCTGAGAACTGTATCTTGGTCACGTATAGATCAGCAGAGACCAGAatcaccagaaagatttacaatTGGTCCGCAGGTATTAGGCACCAAGAGTTTTTCCTCAGGACGACATTACTGGGAAGTGCAGACCAGTCAGTCAGGGGACTGGAGTGTAGGGGTGTGTTATCCCAGTATGAGGAGGGGAGGATGGCTGTCTATAGGATTTAATAATATGTCCTGGTGTTTATGTGGATGGCGTAATGGTCTGTCAGTGAGACATAGGAAAATGCCCACATCAGTAcatcctctatcatgtgacagagtAGGAATACTGCTGGACTATGAGGCTGGGTGTCTGACCTTTTATGAGCTGTGTGACCCGATCAGACACTTATACACTTTCACTTGCACCTTCACTGAGCCTCTTCATGCTGTGTTCTATGTGTGGggtgatggtgcctgggtgagaatcatAAGCTAG